In Labilithrix sp., a single genomic region encodes these proteins:
- a CDS encoding OmpA family protein: protein MYLFCRVDSCCVRVAPVRAPSIRSGLRFLAAAVGLGTAVVGFEHDAAAQTIPTENGKGFDTHLFRPALDSKGFFHTNGTDVLGANDLSLGLVIDYGHGLLRTADKGQESTNLIDHSFKGSFSFNYGFANFLVAGVTLPIQLMSGEAQTDRSGAPAQTGPLGNGTPNGTQWRPELVDFQNAGFIALHAKARILRVERGFGLAVAAQVGVPIADAPQNGAGDPGFWYWPQVIGEKRFGSTGQFRIGLNAGFRGHAVSDTIIDLKDGRLRDGNRVTYGLGLSYRVLPALDLVADTYGTYLLSDAASKIKPSNEVTGGIKVFVERNSYLLLGGGPRYTQGFEAADIRAFIGFIFEPSIGDRDGDGIKDDVDKCPDDPEDFDGFQDEDGCPDPDNDNDGILDKDDRCPNEPEDRDGDQDEDGCPEGDDGDRDGDGILDSKDKCPDDPEDKDGFEDEDGCPDPDNDKDGIPDKKDQCPNDPEDKDGFEDEDGCPDPDNDKDGILDVVDKCPNEPETFNGFEDEDGCPDKGLVVIDKDNILILKKIKFRTNSAEILPESNEILDAVATTLLHHPEFTLIEVAGHADERATDAYNLRLTQDRVNSVMAGLVARKVNKSTLRAKGYGEFCPEDPGHNEEAWEKNRRVEFKIVKTKEGPTGVELGCANASSKGVNPEPVPN, encoded by the coding sequence GTGTACCTATTTTGTCGCGTCGATTCCTGTTGTGTTAGGGTCGCGCCCGTGCGCGCTCCGAGCATTCGATCCGGTCTTCGTTTCCTGGCAGCCGCCGTAGGGCTCGGCACTGCGGTCGTCGGCTTCGAGCACGACGCCGCGGCGCAGACGATCCCGACCGAGAACGGCAAGGGCTTCGACACGCACCTCTTCCGTCCGGCCCTCGACTCGAAGGGCTTCTTCCACACGAACGGCACCGACGTCCTCGGCGCGAACGACCTCTCGCTCGGCCTCGTCATCGACTACGGCCACGGCCTCCTCCGCACCGCCGACAAGGGGCAGGAGAGCACGAACCTCATCGATCACTCGTTCAAGGGGAGCTTCTCCTTCAACTACGGCTTCGCGAACTTCCTCGTCGCCGGCGTCACGCTCCCGATCCAGCTCATGTCGGGCGAGGCGCAGACCGATCGCTCCGGCGCCCCCGCGCAGACCGGCCCGCTCGGCAACGGCACCCCGAACGGCACGCAGTGGCGGCCCGAGCTCGTCGACTTCCAGAACGCGGGCTTCATCGCGCTCCACGCGAAGGCGCGCATCCTCCGCGTCGAGCGCGGCTTCGGCCTCGCGGTCGCGGCGCAGGTCGGCGTCCCGATCGCGGACGCGCCGCAGAACGGCGCCGGCGATCCGGGCTTCTGGTACTGGCCGCAGGTCATCGGCGAGAAGCGGTTCGGCTCGACGGGGCAGTTCCGGATCGGCCTCAACGCCGGCTTCCGCGGCCACGCGGTGAGCGACACGATCATCGACCTGAAGGACGGCCGGCTCCGCGACGGAAACCGCGTGACCTACGGCCTCGGCCTCTCGTACCGCGTGCTCCCCGCCCTCGATCTCGTCGCCGATACGTACGGCACGTACCTCCTCTCCGACGCGGCCTCGAAGATCAAGCCGTCGAACGAGGTCACCGGCGGCATCAAGGTCTTCGTCGAGCGCAACAGCTACCTCCTCCTCGGCGGCGGTCCGCGCTACACGCAGGGCTTCGAGGCGGCGGACATCCGCGCGTTCATCGGCTTCATCTTCGAGCCGTCGATCGGCGACCGCGACGGCGACGGCATCAAGGACGACGTCGACAAGTGCCCGGACGATCCCGAGGATTTCGACGGATTCCAGGACGAGGACGGCTGCCCCGATCCGGACAACGACAACGACGGCATCCTCGACAAGGACGACCGCTGTCCGAACGAGCCCGAGGATCGCGACGGCGATCAGGACGAGGACGGCTGCCCCGAGGGCGACGACGGCGACCGCGACGGCGACGGCATCCTCGACTCGAAGGACAAGTGCCCGGACGATCCGGAGGACAAGGACGGGTTCGAGGACGAGGACGGCTGCCCCGATCCGGACAACGACAAGGACGGCATCCCGGACAAGAAGGATCAGTGTCCGAACGATCCGGAGGACAAGGACGGGTTCGAGGACGAGGACGGCTGCCCCGATCCGGACAACGACAAGGACGGCATCCTCGACGTCGTCGACAAGTGTCCGAACGAGCCCGAGACCTTCAACGGCTTCGAGGACGAGGACGGCTGCCCGGACAAGGGCCTCGTCGTCATCGACAAGGACAACATCCTCATCCTGAAGAAGATCAAGTTCCGCACGAACTCGGCGGAGATCCTCCCCGAGTCGAACGAGATCCTCGACGCCGTCGCGACGACGCTGCTCCACCACCCCGAGTTCACGCTCATCGAGGTCGCGGGCCACGCCGACGAGCGCGCCACCGACGCGTACAACCTTCGCCTCACGCAGGACCGCGTGAACAGCGTCATGGCGGGCCTCGTCGCGCGCAAGGTGAACAAGTCGACCCTCCGCGCGAAGGGCTACGGCGAGTTCTGCCCCGAGGATCCGGGCCACAACGAAGAGGCGTGGGAGAAGAACCGCCGCGTCGAGTTCAAGATCGTGAAGACGAAGGAAGGCCCCACCGGCGTCGAGCTCGGCTGCGCGAACGCGTCCTCGAAGGGCGTGAATCCCGAGCCCGTCCCCAACTGA
- a CDS encoding DUF4266 domain-containing protein: MQRAVFLFLLLATVASCATVPQNRRGKLADPMMSLTDDPLETYRKQKLYNTREAAAGGDGTAAGGGCGCQ, translated from the coding sequence ATGCAACGAGCCGTATTCCTCTTCCTGCTCCTCGCCACCGTCGCGAGCTGCGCGACCGTCCCGCAGAACCGGCGCGGCAAGCTCGCCGATCCGATGATGTCGCTGACGGACGACCCGCTCGAGACGTACCGCAAGCAGAAGTTGTACAATACACGTGAAGCGGCCGCGGGCGGCGACGGCACGGCGGCGGGCGGCGGCTGCGGCTGCCAGTAG